CCGGACTTCGGCCGTCACGGCGAGGTCGAGGGTGCGGTGCAGCCAGCCGGGCGTGTTCATGCCGCCCTCGGCCACGATGCCGCTGGCAGGCAGAGTGTTCGGCGTGTCGCCCGAGCCGGGATCGGCGGGCGCGTAGATGGCGGGCGCACCGACAGCCGTCTCGATGGCGTACGTCCAGCCCGCGTCGGCCAGGAAGGGGGCGTGCACGGCGTAGATCTGCCCTTCCAGCGCGCGCGCCATCGCGCCGACCCGCACGCGGGTGTACCCGTGCGCGCTGCCGGTGAAGCTCGGCACGAGCAGCACCTCCATCCCGGCGGCCGCCTGCGCCTGCGCGAGGTGCGGGAACTCCGAGTCGTAGCAGATGTTGATGCCGAGCACGCCCAGTTCCGTCGAGAAGACCTGCAGGCCCTCGCCCGGCTCGATGCCCCACTCCTCGGCCTCGAAGCGGGTCATGAGCTGC
Above is a genomic segment from Deinococcus aquiradiocola containing:
- a CDS encoding carbon-nitrogen hydrolase family protein, which encodes MTTIDLAAAAYPCHQFTHWDEYEATLSAFVAAGVAGGARLLLLPEYASLELVSLLPEGVWNDVRAQRPLMQRFLPGMLDLHARLARQHGIYLVAASYPTEAAAGHYVNRAYFFSPDGTHQYQDKQLMTRFEAEEWGIEPGEGLQVFSTELGVLGINICYDSEFPHLAQAQAAAGMEVLLVPSFTGSAHGYTRVRVGAMARALEGQIYAVHAPFLADAGWTYAIETAVGAPAIYAPADPGSGDTPNTLPASGIVAEGGMNTPGWLHRTLDLAVTAEVRRDGHVLNARDRHAAAARASGPVGTVKL